A window from Bacteroidota bacterium encodes these proteins:
- a CDS encoding glycerol-3-phosphate acyltransferase gives MTDLVLSPQSLLLGGLTGYMIGSIPFAYIVTKRRTGMDIRKYGTGNVGAANTLQVTGQRTIARTVLVLDMLKGFLPVAVFELLGLSAPLVVLLPALILGHCYPVWLGFRGGRGLATATGALLLVNPGAVFLWCVTYMIGKRIKPDIRFASILATGLALAVVLGLPADFLGRTTLPFSGLSDHGTQVFLSLSVVLLIILSRHIGPFLELIGVRNSGE, from the coding sequence GTGACAGACTTGGTACTTTCGCCCCAGTCTTTACTACTCGGTGGCCTTACGGGCTACATGATCGGTTCGATTCCGTTCGCTTACATTGTTACGAAGCGCCGGACGGGAATGGATATCCGAAAGTACGGTACGGGCAATGTCGGCGCAGCGAATACATTACAGGTCACAGGCCAGAGAACCATTGCCAGGACCGTGCTCGTACTCGATATGCTGAAGGGATTTCTTCCCGTGGCGGTGTTCGAACTGCTCGGCCTGTCCGCTCCGTTGGTTGTGCTCCTGCCCGCTCTGATACTCGGGCACTGCTATCCGGTCTGGCTCGGCTTTCGGGGCGGACGCGGACTCGCGACCGCTACGGGCGCACTGCTGCTTGTGAACCCGGGTGCGGTCTTTCTTTGGTGCGTGACGTATATGATCGGCAAGCGCATCAAACCCGATATTCGGTTCGCTTCCATTTTGGCAACCGGCCTGGCGCTGGCAGTGGTCTTGGGGCTACCAGCCGACTTCCTTGGCCGAACGACGCTTCCATTTTCCGGTCTCTCCGATCACGGTACGCAGGTTTTCCTCTCGCTATCGGTGGTCCTGTTAATCATTCTGTCGCGACACATCGGGCCGTTTCTTGAGCTGATCGGGGTGCGAAACTCAGGCGAATAA
- the larB gene encoding nickel pincer cofactor biosynthesis protein LarB, with protein MADARKLHRFATLDHDRERRQGFPEVIYSEGKTAYEVAAIAESIYERSGRMLATRATLEQFNAVKEKVPASAYNERARAVYALPDPATVSPSLQAATIAVIAAGTSDQPVSEEAAITLEVAGIGHVERIYDVGVAGIHRLLERTNDFGRAQTIIVCAGMEGALPSVVGGLVRVPVIAVPTSVGYGASFGGVAALLGMLNSCASGITVVNIDNGFGAAMAAIRILGAITNGE; from the coding sequence ATGGCTGACGCACGTAAACTCCATCGCTTCGCCACGCTCGATCACGATCGCGAGCGGCGGCAGGGCTTTCCCGAAGTGATTTATTCTGAGGGCAAGACTGCATATGAAGTCGCTGCTATCGCCGAAAGTATTTACGAGCGCAGTGGGCGCATGCTTGCAACCCGCGCAACTCTGGAGCAATTCAACGCAGTAAAAGAGAAGGTGCCAGCGAGCGCATACAACGAGCGCGCGCGAGCAGTCTATGCGTTGCCTGATCCAGCCACGGTTTCCCCGTCACTCCAGGCCGCGACGATCGCCGTGATCGCCGCAGGCACGAGCGATCAGCCAGTAAGCGAAGAAGCGGCAATCACGCTCGAAGTCGCCGGCATCGGGCATGTCGAACGCATCTACGATGTCGGTGTCGCTGGCATTCATCGGCTGCTGGAGCGAACGAATGATTTCGGCAGAGCTCAGACGATTATTGTTTGTGCCGGTATGGAAGGAGCGCTTCCTTCCGTTGTTGGTGGTCTGGTTCGTGTCCCGGTGATTGCGGTACCGACCAGTGTTGGATACGGCGCGAGCTTTGGTGGCGTAGCGGCGCTGCTGGGCATGCTAAACTCATGCGCGTCGGGGATTACGGTCGTGAATATCGATAACGGATTTGGCGCAGCGATGGCTGCCATACGAATCCTCGGGGCGATAACGAACGGAGAATGA
- a CDS encoding inositol monophosphatase family protein has product MGLIEEYLALAVEMAQEAGDYANAINRSELLIMTKSNPMDLVTEVDKRNEDVIREAIHMRYPDHEFLGEESADLSPKSDRNDVVRWIVDPIDGTVNYAHGLPIWCVSIGVEVNGRVECGAIYNPNLHEMFATQRGHGAYLNGKRLHVSQQNNPSQSLFVTGFPYNVNEDPEHVIEQFVAFLRQGLVVRRLGSAALDLANVAAGRFDGFWEVGLSPWDTSAGQLMVREAGGRVTHYDGSDYDIHRRSIVATSGVHHEKIMSILKKGQH; this is encoded by the coding sequence ATGGGATTGATCGAGGAATATTTGGCGCTTGCGGTGGAGATGGCACAGGAGGCCGGTGATTACGCCAATGCGATCAACCGAAGCGAGTTGCTCATCATGACGAAGTCCAATCCCATGGACCTTGTGACCGAAGTGGACAAGCGGAATGAGGATGTGATCCGCGAAGCGATTCACATGCGCTACCCGGATCACGAATTTCTCGGAGAGGAAAGTGCCGACCTCTCTCCTAAATCCGACCGTAATGATGTCGTTCGATGGATCGTCGATCCAATCGATGGAACGGTGAACTATGCCCATGGACTACCGATCTGGTGTGTCTCGATCGGTGTGGAAGTGAATGGTCGGGTGGAATGCGGTGCGATCTACAATCCGAACCTGCATGAAATGTTCGCCACGCAACGCGGACATGGCGCGTATCTCAATGGCAAGCGGTTACATGTGTCGCAACAAAACAATCCGTCGCAATCGCTGTTCGTGACGGGCTTTCCCTACAATGTGAACGAAGATCCCGAGCACGTGATCGAGCAGTTTGTCGCCTTCCTTCGTCAGGGACTCGTCGTCCGACGGCTGGGCAGTGCGGCGCTGGATCTCGCGAATGTCGCGGCCGGTCGATTCGACGGGTTCTGGGAGGTCGGACTTTCGCCCTGGGATACTTCGGCGGGTCAGCTGATGGTCCGCGAGGCAGGCGGGCGCGTCACACATTACGATGGCAGCGATTACGACATTCATCGCCGGTCCATCGTCGCAACAAGTGGGGTTCATCACGAGAAGATCATGAGTATCCTCAAGAAGGGACAGCACTAG
- a CDS encoding undecaprenyl-diphosphate phosphatase, translating to MNITIVATLLGIVEGLTEFLPISSTGHLIIADRVFRFQELLASADKAEMFEIVIQLGAVLAVGFLYRARLMSTFSTKSGESQGGRLRLNLIIAFLPAAIIGFLTHHWIKTYLFSPLTVGISLVIGGIIIIWIERRTVEEDREITVDTMTTKDSLVVGLAQSLSLIPGTSRAAATIMGGMLRGIKRSAATEFSFLLAFPTMVAASLFELVKYRHLLTKDVIGIVAIGFITSFVVALAIVAWFIRYVQRHPFTGFGVYRIVFGAAVIALALSGFLS from the coding sequence ATGAATATTACTATTGTCGCCACATTGCTCGGAATTGTTGAGGGTCTGACAGAATTCCTGCCGATCTCCTCGACGGGCCACCTCATTATCGCCGATCGCGTGTTCCGATTTCAGGAATTGCTCGCAAGCGCGGATAAGGCTGAGATGTTCGAGATCGTGATCCAACTCGGAGCAGTCCTCGCCGTCGGCTTTCTCTATCGTGCGAGACTGATGTCAACGTTCTCGACGAAGAGCGGCGAATCCCAAGGCGGTCGTCTGCGACTGAATCTGATCATCGCATTTCTGCCGGCTGCGATCATCGGCTTCCTGACACATCACTGGATCAAGACCTATCTCTTCTCACCCCTGACGGTCGGGATCTCGCTCGTGATCGGCGGCATCATTATCATCTGGATCGAACGGCGGACGGTTGAGGAAGACCGGGAAATAACCGTCGATACGATGACCACCAAGGATTCGCTTGTTGTTGGTCTGGCCCAATCTCTCTCGCTCATTCCGGGGACCTCGCGGGCAGCAGCCACGATCATGGGCGGAATGTTGCGCGGCATCAAACGCTCGGCCGCAACAGAATTCTCATTTCTTCTCGCCTTCCCTACGATGGTCGCCGCGAGCCTCTTCGAATTAGTCAAGTACCGTCACTTGCTCACAAAGGATGTGATCGGCATTGTCGCAATCGGATTCATCACGTCGTTTGTCGTTGCGCTTGCTATTGTTGCATGGTTCATCCGCTATGTGCAACGGCATCCGTTCACCGGCTTTGGCGTCTATCGCATTGTCTTTGGGGCGGCCGTAATCGCACTAGCCTTATCAGGCTTTTTGTCCTGA